In Arcobacter sp. F155, the following proteins share a genomic window:
- a CDS encoding LytTR family DNA-binding domain-containing protein: MKTLIVDDEKLALSRLKRILVEEGISDITEASTPLDAIKEATKSKFDIAFLDISMPTMSGLDLANTLLEMNPNTFIIFQTAHEEYALEAFKSGGMDYLLKPISNETVNKCLEKIGKYIDTKVNETKKIVAKRGNKIYLISLDDIYYIKADLDEVIIKIKETDAYVRKKIGDMEKILSDKNFFRVHRSYIVNVDKIKSMQSIEQSKLEISFVDIDDLVTTSKDGAKEFREYLDNKTI; encoded by the coding sequence TTGAAAACACTTATAGTAGATGATGAAAAATTAGCTCTTAGTAGACTAAAAAGAATTTTAGTAGAAGAGGGTATTAGTGATATTACTGAGGCCTCAACACCTCTTGATGCTATTAAAGAAGCAACAAAATCAAAGTTTGATATTGCTTTTTTAGATATTTCTATGCCTACAATGAGTGGTCTTGATTTAGCAAACACTCTTTTAGAGATGAATCCAAATACTTTTATTATCTTCCAAACAGCGCATGAAGAGTATGCCTTAGAAGCTTTTAAAAGTGGAGGGATGGATTATCTATTAAAACCAATATCTAATGAAACTGTTAATAAGTGTTTAGAAAAAATAGGAAAATATATAGATACTAAGGTTAATGAAACCAAAAAGATAGTTGCAAAAAGAGGAAATAAAATATATTTAATCTCTTTAGATGATATATACTATATAAAAGCAGATTTAGATGAAGTTATTATAAAAATCAAAGAAACCGATGCCTATGTTAGAAAAAAAATTGGTGATATGGAAAAGATTCTTTCAGATAAGAACTTCTTTAGAGTTCATAGGTCATATATAGTTAATGTTGATAAGATTAAATCAATGCAAAGTATTGAACAATCAAAACTAGAAATATCGTTTGTTGATATAGATGACTTAGTTACAACATCAAAAGATGGTGCAAAAGAGTTTAGAGAATATTTAGATAATAAAACTATATAA
- a CDS encoding TIGR01777 family oxidoreductase has translation MKTIAITGSSGFVGTNIKSFFSKKDFEVISIKREDLKNKAKLLSIIEKAHIVINLAGANIINRWTDSYKKLLYSSRIDTTKALIHAMTKAKVKPELFISTSAVGIYSNKDCYDEVYFKYSDDFLANLCKDWEKEALKAKELEIRTAIFRFGIVLGKGGALEKMLLPFKMGVGGTIGAGQQHFSFIHIKDLLNAYKFLIENIDLNGVFNLTSPMPTTNKGLTKALGTALNRPTLLPVPEFMLNLIFSEGAKVLTDGQCVEPKRLVDSGFVFKHTTIDETINSIVNKK, from the coding sequence ATGAAAACTATAGCAATAACTGGTTCAAGTGGATTTGTTGGAACAAATATAAAAAGTTTTTTTTCTAAAAAAGATTTTGAAGTTATTTCAATCAAAAGAGAAGATTTAAAAAATAAAGCAAAGTTACTATCAATTATAGAAAAAGCTCATATTGTTATAAATTTAGCTGGTGCAAATATAATAAATAGATGGACTGACTCTTACAAAAAATTATTGTATAGCAGTAGAATTGATACAACAAAAGCTTTAATTCATGCAATGACAAAAGCAAAAGTAAAACCAGAGCTTTTTATATCAACTTCAGCAGTAGGTATTTATAGTAATAAAGACTGCTATGATGAAGTGTATTTTAAATATTCAGATGATTTTTTAGCAAACCTTTGTAAAGACTGGGAAAAAGAAGCATTAAAGGCAAAAGAGTTAGAAATAAGAACAGCAATTTTTAGATTTGGAATAGTTTTAGGAAAAGGTGGAGCTTTAGAAAAAATGCTGCTTCCTTTTAAAATGGGAGTAGGTGGAACTATTGGAGCTGGACAGCAACATTTTTCATTTATACATATAAAAGACTTATTAAATGCATATAAGTTCTTAATTGAAAATATAGATTTAAATGGAGTGTTTAATCTTACTTCTCCTATGCCAACAACGAATAAAGGACTTACAAAAGCTTTAGGAACAGCTCTAAATAGACCAACTTTATTACCAGTTCCTGAATTTATGTTAAATCTTATCTTTAGTGAAGGTGCAAAAGTTTTAACAGATGGACAGTGTGTTGAGCCAAAAAGATTGGTTGATAGTGGCTTTGTTTTTAAACATACAACCATTGATGAAACAATTAATAGTATAGTAAATAAAAAATGA
- a CDS encoding sensor histidine kinase yields MDSVKLKISIIDWLYIILIGACFGFLISLFLYFMNENLQNFSTIFFSTLSAISISFFAFILITISNDYILPRVNEKFWYLISFIFSFFSGFLGFSFSYYIFSLSEYNIINMIKPYWFYISITIGFLTFLVGMILHQFISMKYRNESITSEVLETKIKALEGELNPHFLFNALNSLSELIYIDQKKAEKATLDISTFLRNAITKDSLISLETEIKMVETYLDIENIRFDNNIKMTSSFDEDTGYIQVPKFSIQLLVENAIKHGYKSEALNIDIKADANSIVVTNDGVLPEEVKFGTGLSNLQKRLHLLNIGKLEYKIENEKMSFIIKIKR; encoded by the coding sequence ATGGATAGTGTAAAATTAAAAATATCAATTATTGATTGGTTATATATCATTTTAATTGGTGCTTGCTTTGGTTTTTTAATATCTTTATTCCTTTATTTTATGAATGAAAACTTACAAAACTTTTCTACAATTTTTTTTAGTACATTAAGTGCTATATCTATTTCTTTTTTTGCTTTTATTTTAATTACTATTTCAAATGACTATATATTACCTAGAGTTAATGAAAAGTTTTGGTATCTAATTAGTTTTATTTTCTCTTTCTTTTCTGGCTTTTTAGGTTTCTCTTTTTCTTACTATATCTTTTCTCTAAGTGAATACAATATAATTAACATGATTAAGCCTTATTGGTTTTATATTAGTATTACAATAGGTTTTTTAACTTTTTTAGTAGGTATGATTCTTCATCAATTTATTTCAATGAAATATAGAAATGAGTCAATCACAAGTGAAGTTTTAGAAACTAAGATTAAAGCTTTAGAAGGTGAGCTTAATCCTCATTTTTTATTTAATGCCTTAAACTCTCTTTCTGAATTAATATATATAGATCAAAAGAAAGCAGAAAAAGCAACACTGGATATTTCAACTTTTTTAAGAAATGCAATTACTAAAGATAGTCTTATCTCTTTAGAAACAGAAATAAAAATGGTTGAAACCTATTTAGATATAGAAAATATTAGATTTGATAATAATATAAAAATGACAAGCTCTTTTGATGAAGATACAGGATATATTCAAGTACCAAAGTTTTCTATTCAACTATTAGTAGAAAATGCAATAAAACATGGATATAAGTCTGAAGCTTTAAATATAGATATAAAAGCTGATGCGAACTCAATTGTAGTTACAAATGATGGTGTTTTACCAGAAGAAGTAAAATTTGGTACTGGACTTAGTAATTTACAGAAAAGATTGCACTTATTAAACATAGGAAAGCTAGAATATAAGATAGAAAATGAAAAAATGAGTTTTATAATAAAGATAAAAAGGTAA
- a CDS encoding SRPBCC family protein, producing the protein MKKYEKTSFIDCTLEELFDFHLDVNNLKAITPDNIQITFLEENFTPKENGVLKIKTVKNFLPIRWEVKIEKLQRPNILVDLALKSPFKYWKHSHVFTKKGNMCELRDVVEYELPFGKVGGLFDFFIKKELDAMFTFRHNKTKKLLEK; encoded by the coding sequence ATGAAAAAATACGAAAAAACTTCATTTATAGATTGTACATTAGAAGAGTTATTTGATTTTCATTTGGATGTAAATAATTTAAAAGCAATCACTCCAGATAATATACAAATAACTTTTTTAGAAGAAAACTTTACTCCTAAAGAAAACGGAGTTCTAAAAATAAAAACAGTAAAAAACTTCCTTCCGATAAGATGGGAAGTAAAGATTGAAAAGTTACAAAGACCTAATATATTAGTTGACTTGGCACTAAAGTCACCTTTTAAATATTGGAAGCATTCTCATGTTTTTACTAAAAAAGGTAATATGTGTGAGTTAAGAGATGTTGTAGAGTATGAACTACCCTTTGGTAAAGTAGGAGGGTTATTTGACTTTTTTATTAAAAAAGAGTTAGATGCTATGTTTACTTTTAGGCATAATAAAACAAAAAAACTCTTAGAAAAATAA
- a CDS encoding 5'-methylthioadenosine/adenosylhomocysteine nucleosidase → MTKLAIMGAMEEEIEPLLAHFGEAKVTEYADNKYYEVSHNGLDIVIAYSKIGKVFASLTASTMIQKFGCDTLLFSGVAGGINPELKIGDLIIADKLCQHDLDITAFGHPHGFVPGGNVLIDTTKELRDVAIEVAKENGINVIEGTIATGDQFVHSSERKDFIQKTFNADALEMEGASVAVVCDSLNIPFFILRAISDTADGGADIDFDEFLKSSAKNSADYLVKIVNKLQK, encoded by the coding sequence ATGACTAAATTAGCAATTATGGGAGCAATGGAGGAAGAGATTGAACCTCTATTAGCTCATTTTGGTGAAGCTAAAGTTACAGAATATGCTGATAACAAATATTATGAAGTATCACATAATGGATTAGATATTGTTATTGCATATTCAAAGATTGGAAAAGTATTTGCTTCATTAACAGCAAGCACTATGATTCAGAAATTTGGATGTGATACATTATTATTCTCTGGAGTTGCAGGTGGAATTAACCCTGAGCTTAAAATTGGAGATTTAATTATTGCAGATAAACTATGTCAACATGATTTAGATATTACAGCATTTGGACACCCACACGGATTTGTTCCAGGTGGAAATGTTTTAATTGACACAACAAAAGAACTTAGAGATGTTGCTATTGAAGTAGCAAAGGAAAATGGTATTAATGTTATTGAAGGAACTATCGCTACTGGTGATCAATTTGTTCATTCATCTGAAAGAAAAGATTTCATTCAAAAAACATTTAATGCTGATGCATTAGAAATGGAAGGTGCAAGTGTTGCAGTAGTATGTGATTCTTTAAATATTCCATTCTTTATATTAAGAGCAATTTCTGATACTGCAGATGGTGGTGCTGATATTGACTTTGATGAGTTTTTAAAATCTTCTGCAAAAAACTCAGCTGACTATTTAGTAAAAATAGTAAATAAACTTCAAAAATAA
- a CDS encoding OmpA family protein: MKKLSIYTFLVAAVLFTGCSQKEVEVSGADNSESALNNIDNSNIQNEVVNDSLVESSDNGYYYMINGKKELIQNIYFGFDKYSLTTEMKNVAKENASKLSGVQAGTTIKVEGNCDEWGTDEYNYALGLKRAKIVKDTLVMDGVDANAIKVVSFGESNPVCTDKNSTCWQKNRRSEHKLVK, from the coding sequence ATGAAAAAATTAAGCATCTATACTTTTCTAGTTGCAGCAGTATTATTTACTGGATGTAGTCAAAAAGAAGTTGAGGTTTCTGGTGCAGATAATTCTGAATCTGCATTAAACAACATCGACAACTCAAATATTCAAAATGAGGTTGTAAATGACTCATTAGTAGAGAGTTCTGACAATGGTTATTACTATATGATTAATGGTAAAAAAGAACTTATTCAAAATATTTATTTTGGTTTTGATAAATATAGCTTAACAACAGAAATGAAAAATGTTGCAAAAGAGAATGCATCTAAACTATCAGGTGTTCAAGCAGGAACTACTATTAAAGTAGAAGGTAACTGCGATGAGTGGGGAACTGATGAGTATAACTATGCATTAGGTTTAAAAAGAGCTAAGATTGTAAAAGATACATTAGTTATGGATGGAGTAGACGCAAATGCAATTAAAGTTGTAAGTTTCGGTGAAAGTAATCCTGTATGTACTGACAAAAACTCTACTTGTTGGCAAAAAAATAGAAGATCAGAGCATAAATTAGTAAAATAA
- a CDS encoding NAD(P)/FAD-dependent oxidoreductase has protein sequence MKTYDLAIVGSGMGGSMIASLNKQKDVIVFEKDTNLGGCASTFKRFGNYYNSGATTLVGYEENHPLKKIFDKVNVNLDLKKSDIAIRVLQNGKTIDRVKDFEKFLSQIDKAYPNKNNRVFWQTIKELDDKFWKLKNVYYSKYSLSSYVKTIKSVSEIFLTFKFDLFKTASGFIKDTLGDISKEYQDFIDSQLLITLQTKSKDISLLSLALGLAYPFHDVFYVNGGMGSIFDELLKDIETHNKEEVKSITKQNDVYLLKTRKAEYKAKNVILNSTVYDSSKLFEDEKIKSYYNKFSFNDQSAFVIHMTINKKEDLLHHYQIILENEIPNSISNSYFVSLSSSEDRKMSENGINITISTHTKARFWSNLNKDEYKRQKFITEEFIINSFLENFDNISKEDIQISFSGTAKTFNRFINRNNCGGKAITLKTLIQVPSCRTPFEGLYNVGDTIFAGQGWPGVALGVNILKEELDG, from the coding sequence ATGAAAACTTATGATTTAGCCATTGTTGGCTCTGGAATGGGAGGTAGTATGATTGCCTCTTTAAATAAGCAAAAAGATGTAATAGTTTTTGAAAAAGATACTAATCTTGGAGGCTGTGCAAGTACTTTTAAAAGATTTGGTAACTACTACAATAGTGGTGCAACAACACTTGTTGGATATGAAGAAAATCATCCTTTAAAAAAGATATTTGATAAAGTTAATGTAAATTTAGATTTAAAAAAAAGCGATATAGCAATAAGAGTTCTTCAAAATGGTAAAACAATTGATAGAGTAAAAGATTTTGAAAAGTTTTTATCTCAGATAGACAAAGCTTATCCAAATAAAAACAATAGAGTCTTTTGGCAAACAATAAAAGAACTAGATGATAAGTTTTGGAAACTAAAAAATGTATATTATTCAAAATACTCATTATCTTCTTATGTAAAAACAATTAAATCAGTAAGTGAGATTTTTTTAACTTTTAAATTTGACTTATTTAAAACTGCAAGTGGTTTTATAAAAGATACTTTAGGTGATATTTCAAAGGAGTATCAAGACTTTATAGATTCACAGCTTTTGATAACTTTGCAAACTAAATCAAAAGATATCTCTTTGTTATCATTAGCTTTAGGTTTAGCTTATCCTTTCCATGATGTATTTTATGTAAATGGTGGAATGGGTTCAATTTTTGATGAGCTTTTAAAAGATATAGAGACTCATAATAAAGAAGAAGTAAAGTCTATAACAAAACAAAATGACGTATATCTTTTAAAAACAAGAAAAGCTGAGTATAAAGCAAAAAATGTGATATTAAATTCTACAGTTTATGATAGTTCTAAGTTATTTGAAGATGAAAAGATAAAGTCATATTATAATAAGTTTTCATTCAATGACCAAAGTGCTTTTGTAATCCACATGACAATAAACAAAAAAGAAGATTTGCTACACCATTATCAAATAATTTTAGAAAATGAGATTCCAAATTCTATTTCTAACTCTTATTTTGTATCTCTAAGTTCTAGTGAGGATAGAAAAATGTCTGAAAATGGAATAAATATAACTATCTCAACTCATACTAAAGCAAGATTTTGGAGTAATTTAAATAAAGATGAATACAAAAGACAGAAATTTATAACAGAAGAGTTTATAATAAATAGTTTTTTAGAAAACTTTGATAACATAAGTAAAGAGGATATTCAAATCTCTTTTAGTGGAACAGCAAAAACATTTAATCGTTTTATAAATAGAAACAACTGTGGTGGAAAAGCTATAACTTTAAAAACTTTGATTCAAGTGCCAAGTTGTAGAACACCATTTGAAGGTTTGTATAATGTTGGAGATACAATATTTGCAGGACAAGGTTGGCCAGGAGTTGCTTTAGGTGTAAATATATTGAAGGAAGAATTAGATGGATAG
- a CDS encoding peptidylprolyl isomerase, with protein sequence MSKVIGIEYTLKDANSGEQIDSNVGGAPLEFVSGKGQIIPGLETKLVEMSESEQADVMVEAKDAYGEFNEEAVQTLPKEQFAGIELTEGMSLYGTGEQGETVQVTVKSFTDTDVTIDYNHPLAGKTLMFSVTVLTLRDATEEEIQTGVVGGMAAMGGGCCGGGSHDHGSEGGCCSTEPQQPSHGGCGCSH encoded by the coding sequence ATGTCAAAAGTAATTGGAATTGAATATACTTTAAAAGATGCTAACTCAGGTGAGCAAATTGATTCAAATGTTGGTGGAGCACCATTAGAGTTCGTTTCTGGAAAAGGTCAAATTATTCCAGGTTTAGAAACTAAACTTGTTGAAATGTCAGAATCAGAGCAAGCTGATGTTATGGTTGAAGCTAAAGATGCATATGGTGAGTTTAATGAAGAAGCTGTTCAAACTTTACCAAAAGAGCAATTTGCTGGTATTGAATTAACTGAAGGTATGTCTTTATATGGTACAGGTGAGCAAGGTGAAACTGTACAAGTAACAGTTAAATCATTTACTGATACTGATGTAACTATTGATTATAACCACCCATTAGCTGGTAAAACATTAATGTTCTCAGTAACTGTATTAACTTTAAGAGATGCAACAGAAGAAGAGATTCAAACTGGTGTTGTTGGTGGAATGGCTGCTATGGGCGGTGGTTGTTGTGGTGGTGGAAGCCATGACCATGGTTCAGAAGGTGGTTGTTGTAGTACTGAACCACAACAGCCTTCTCATGGAGGATGTGGTTGTAGCCACTAA
- a CDS encoding tol-pal system YbgF family protein has translation MIKKLLLTSIFISSTLTVTADEVSVFGAGDLDSKNPYGLNSAEKNILKNKKTLGSIDSKVKDVKYTVGSLSERIDGLESIYEGDSQKLNKTVIKLNEVIKKLEENSSISEKNSSDIQSLKTVSTQILTMQEEISSQNKKNITNLKKAISKLTNSVNKLNKTYVSEKELESNMNQFITRAEFEALKKSLGVKTSNKTTTKKKSNKVLSYKDKDAMLAEAKELFKKDYFTKAIPMFEELVELNFKPAEGNFYLGEMWYYRKKYEEAISYFKTSAMLYDKADYMPKLLLHSAISFEKIKDYSNAANFYNSLIGIYPDSKEAKIATKNLSSIK, from the coding sequence ATGATCAAAAAACTACTATTAACTAGTATTTTTATTTCTAGTACCTTAACTGTAACAGCAGATGAAGTTTCAGTTTTTGGTGCTGGAGATTTAGACTCTAAAAATCCATATGGATTAAATTCTGCAGAAAAGAATATCTTAAAAAATAAAAAAACTTTAGGTAGCATCGATTCAAAAGTAAAAGATGTTAAATATACAGTTGGCTCATTAAGTGAGAGAATTGATGGTTTAGAATCAATCTATGAAGGTGATTCTCAGAAACTTAATAAAACAGTAATTAAATTAAATGAAGTAATTAAAAAACTTGAAGAAAATTCAAGTATATCTGAAAAAAATAGTTCAGATATTCAAAGTTTAAAAACAGTATCAACTCAAATTTTAACTATGCAAGAAGAAATTTCTTCTCAAAATAAAAAGAATATTACAAATTTAAAGAAAGCAATTTCTAAATTAACAAATTCAGTAAATAAGCTAAATAAAACTTATGTTTCTGAAAAGGAACTTGAGTCTAATATGAATCAGTTTATTACTAGAGCGGAGTTTGAAGCCTTAAAAAAATCTTTAGGTGTAAAAACTAGTAATAAAACTACAACTAAAAAAAAGTCTAACAAGGTATTATCCTACAAAGATAAAGATGCTATGTTAGCAGAAGCGAAAGAGCTATTTAAAAAAGATTATTTTACAAAAGCTATTCCTATGTTTGAAGAGCTAGTAGAGTTAAACTTTAAACCTGCAGAGGGTAATTTTTATTTAGGTGAAATGTGGTATTATAGAAAAAAATATGAAGAAGCAATTTCATATTTTAAAACATCAGCTATGTTATATGATAAAGCGGACTATATGCCAAAACTTTTATTACATAGTGCTATTTCTTTTGAAAAAATAAAAGACTATAGCAATGCGGCAAATTTTTACAACTCTTTAATTGGTATTTATCCAGATTCTAAAGAAGCAAAAATTGCCACAAAAAATTTATCAAGTATAAAATAA
- the fabD gene encoding ACP S-malonyltransferase, which yields MKKVAFIFPGQGSQSIGMGKDFFENSELAKEMISKASQRLNIDFEKLLFEENDKIGQTEYTQPAILLVSSIANAIFKEKCDIQPEFVLGHSLGEFSALVSAGAIDYLDAVELVHKRGLFMTEACSGQDAGMMALVGLDDSTVENICKEQQEAGKKVWPANYNMDGQLVLAGIKADLESLVDTFKEAGAKRAIVLDMSVASHCELLRSSVENLKPYLEEYLKDEFSPVISNVTTEAYSTKDEAVELLSSQLTSPVKYKQSIAANADKVDCFIEFGNGIVLKGLNRKICKGTATLNVSDFASLEKVLGELND from the coding sequence ATGAAAAAAGTAGCTTTCATTTTTCCAGGTCAAGGAAGTCAATCTATTGGTATGGGAAAAGATTTTTTTGAAAATAGTGAATTAGCAAAAGAGATGATTTCTAAAGCTAGTCAAAGATTAAATATAGATTTTGAAAAATTACTTTTTGAAGAAAATGATAAAATAGGGCAAACTGAATATACTCAACCAGCAATTTTACTTGTAAGTTCAATTGCAAATGCAATATTCAAAGAGAAGTGTGATATTCAACCAGAGTTTGTATTAGGACACTCATTAGGTGAATTTTCTGCTTTAGTAAGTGCTGGTGCAATTGATTATTTAGATGCAGTAGAATTAGTTCATAAAAGAGGTTTATTTATGACTGAAGCTTGTAGTGGACAAGATGCAGGAATGATGGCTTTAGTAGGACTAGATGATTCAACAGTTGAAAATATTTGTAAAGAACAACAAGAAGCAGGTAAAAAAGTTTGGCCAGCAAACTATAATATGGATGGTCAATTAGTTTTAGCTGGAATTAAAGCTGATTTAGAAAGCTTAGTTGATACATTTAAAGAAGCTGGAGCAAAAAGAGCTATTGTATTAGATATGTCAGTTGCTTCTCACTGCGAATTATTAAGAAGTTCTGTAGAGAATTTAAAACCATATTTAGAAGAGTATTTAAAAGATGAGTTTTCACCAGTTATTTCAAATGTAACTACGGAAGCTTACTCAACTAAAGATGAAGCAGTTGAATTATTATCTTCTCAATTAACAAGCCCAGTAAAATACAAACAGTCAATTGCAGCAAATGCAGATAAAGTAGATTGTTTTATCGAATTTGGAAATGGAATTGTATTAAAAGGTCTTAATAGAAAAATTTGTAAAGGTACTGCTACATTAAATGTAAGTGATTTTGCATCATTAGAGAAAGTATTAGGTGAATTAAATGACTAA